In one window of Astyanax mexicanus isolate ESR-SI-001 chromosome 18, AstMex3_surface, whole genome shotgun sequence DNA:
- the LOC111192631 gene encoding zinc finger protein 239-like isoform X1: protein MSDLEETPHEDLASRRSSSPQQQEISGTVSTDTFDTHLQNETLYRCPECGKSFNQQSNLRRHQLIHTGEKPYYCPDCGRSFNRRGNLQQHQRVHTGEKPYHCSDCGKSFSQQSTLNTHQRIHTGEKPFYCSDCGRSFTQLSNLQGHRCVYSQLKPYCCSECGKSFNQPGHLQLHLLVHSGERPHHCSECGKSFNRRNHLQTHQLTHTGEKIHHCSDCGMSFNRRYNLKAHQRIHTGEKLYQCSDCGRSFNQQSTVQRHRRIHTGGKQYYCFPCGQNFSHMTSFKTHRCSGREVETRDVT from the coding sequence ATGTCAGACTTAGAAGAGACACCACATGAGGATCTGGCATCCAGAAGAAGCTCCAGCCCTCAGCAGCAGGAGATCTCTGGTACTGTAAGCACTGACACTTTCGACACACACCTGCAAAACGAGACCCTTTACCGGTGTccagagtgcgggaagagctttaatcagcAGAGTAACCTGAGgagacaccagctcattcacactggagagaaaccgtactaCTGTCCTGACTGCGGGAGGAGCTTCAACCGACGGGGGAATCTCCAGCagcaccagcgcgttcacacaggtgagaaaccgtatcactgctctgactgtgggaagagtttctcCCAGCAGAGTACTCTCAACactcaccagcgcattcacaccggagagaagcccTTCTACTGCTCGGACTGCGGGAGGAGCTTCACCCAGCTCAGTAACCTGCAAGGCCATCGCTGCGTTTACTCCCAGCTGAAGCCGTACTGCTGCTCAGAGTGCGGCAAGAGCTTCAACCAGCCCGGTCATCTCCAGCTCCACCTGCTCGTTCACTCCGGAGAGAggccgcatcactgctcagagtgcgggaagagcttcaACCGGAGGAACCATCTCCAAACACACCAGCTCACCCACACCGGAGAGAAGAtccatcactgctcagactgcgggatgAGCTTCAACCGGAGATACAACCTCAAAGCACACCAGCGCATCCACACCGGAGAGAAgctgtatcagtgctcagactgcgggaggAGCTTCAACCAGCAGAGCACTGTTCAGAGACACCGGCGCATCCACACTGGAGGGAAACAGTATTACTGCTTTCCATGTGGACAGAACTTCAGCCATATGACCAGCTTTAAAACACACCGGTGCTCTGGAAGGGAGGTGGAAACTCGTGATGTGACGTGA